TCCTGTCCGACCTGTTCCCTGAGCTGGGCCACGGCCGGGCCGAGGTCGCGGATGCGCGTGCGGAACGTGAAGCGCAGGATCAGGTGCATGAACGGAAGCTGGATCAGGAACACGGGATAGGCAAAGATCATCCAGCGCAGGTAGCTGACCTTGTATTCGAAGGTTGCCGGATCGTCCGAGGCATAGAAGAAGTCCCGCCAGTAGTCGATCATGATGGCGTTGCGCGCCCCGCCGGACGGGGTGCCGATTCCGGCCATGGCGCAGGCATAGGAAATGGAGAACAGGAACAGCACGGCCAGCTTGCGGCGTTCGCCCGGATCGTCCGTGGCGAGCTGGACAAGGGACAGGGCCACGGGCAGCATCATGGCCGCGACCGTGTGCTCGCCGATGAACGAGGCGAGCAGCCCGGAGAACACGGACAGGCCGAACGCGATGGCATAGGTGCCCGAGCCCGTGATGCGCACGATGATCAGGGCCAGCCGTTTGTCCAGATTCTGCTTCACCAGCGCCACGGCCAGCATGAGCGAGCCCATGATGAACAGCACCGAATCCTTCATCAGGCTCCGGGCCACGCTGTTGGAATCCAGCCCGAGCAGGAACACCTGCCCCAGCACGATGAGCAGGGCCACGCCGGGCAGGGGAATCGGTTCGGTCACGAACAGCATGGTCGCGCCCACGGTCATGGCCAGCACCTTCCAGCCAGCCGGAGAGACTCCCTCCGGAGCCGGAACGAGCAGCATTGCGGCCATGACCGCCAGTGTGATGAAAAACCAGCGTTTTTCGCGCAGATAATGGATCACGATGGCAATATACCTTGTGCCGTCCCTTTTTTCCACGAAAAAGCCGAATCATGGTATGCCTTGCTTCACCATGGTTTTTCCATCCCGGAAACATGCGGATTTCCGGCTTGGTTTTTCGCGGGAAATGTGTTGATCTCGGCGCGATTTTTCACTTCAGCAGACAGGTTCATTATGCCGAACAATCTTCCCATAGGCATGTTCGATTCCGGCGTTGGCGGGCTGACCGTGCTCAAGGCCGTGCGTCAGCTCATGCCGTGCGAAAACATATTGTATCTCGGAGACACGGCCCGGCTGCCCTACGGCTCCAAGTCCGCGCGTACCGTGTCGCAATACGCGGTCCAGTGCGCGGCCGAACTCGTGCGCCGGGACATCAAGCTGCTCGTGGTGGCGTGCAACACGGCCAGTGCCGTGGCTCTGGACAGCCTGCGGGCCGCCTATCCCGACCTGCCCGTGATCGGCGTGGTCGAGCCCGGGGCCGAGGCTGCGTGCGCTGCGTCCAGCAACGGACACATTGCGGTCATTGCCACGGAATCCACCATTGCGGGCGGTGCATACCAGCGCGCCATCCATGCCCGGTTGCCCGGGGCGAGCATCACGGGCCATCCCTGCCCCCTGTTCGTGCCGCTGGCCGAGGAGGGCTGGACCGAAGGCCCCATTGCCGAGGCCATTGCCGCACGCTATCTGGACCCGATCTTCAATCCCGCGTCCGGCACGGGCAGCGACGAGCCCCCCGATGTGCTCGTGCTCGGCTGCACCCATTTCCCGCTGCTCGCCCCGGCCATCAAGCACGTGGCCGCGCCCGGCACTGCCATCGTGGATTCCGCTGCCACGACCGCCCGGGCCGTGCGTCAGGTTCTGGCTGATCGCAATCTGGTGCGCAGCAACGGCTGCGGCTCCTCTGTCTATCTCACCACCGACGATGTGCCGCGCTTTGCCCGTACCGGAACCCGTTTTCTGGGTACCCCCATCGCTGAAGCGGACGTGGAACTGGTGGATTTGTAGAAGAGGCCTCCGGCGGCTCAAACCCTTTGAAAAGGGGTTGGGAATCCGAAACTTTCTGGTTTGCGCCGCTGATTGGCTCAGGCAACGTGCAAGGCCCGTTTGCGGCGTGGCCGGAAGAAGGGCAATCCTCAGGAAAAGGAAGAAAAAAACATGTCTTTCATTACCATTCCCTTCAGCCCGTTTGCCGGGAGGCGGACGGGCGGGGCGATGAGCGGGAGCGAATCGGTCCGCACGGCCGCCTCCCGGCAAACTCAGGGGGGGTCAAGGGGTTTCAGCCCCTTGCGGGTCCAGGGCAGAGCCCTGGTCCTCCCGAAGGGACCGCCGGAGGCCCTCCCTGTTTCCTTCCCTGCTGTTTCTCGTCTGCCTTGTCCTGCCTCTTCCGGCCAATGGCGCGGACCTGTCCGGCCTTGCTCCGGACGTGGTCGGGGATATGGCGCGCATCAGTCTGCTGTCCGGCGCGGATGCCCTGAAGGCGGTGGACGACCTGCACGGCAAGCGCATTCAGGCCGAGGCTGCCGTGGTCGCCAGATATGCCCGGCCCGGGGAGCGTCCGGCCGAACTGTGGGTGTCCCGTGCCGCATCGGCCACGGAAGCCCGGCGTCAGACCGGACTCATGGTGCACATGATGTTCGACAACCCGAAATCCCCGTTTTCCGACCCGGGACGGCTGGAACATGCGGGCATCCCGATCTACCGCTTTTCGGGCATGGGGCAGGTTCATCTGATCTGGTACAGGGACGATCTCGCCTACTGGGTGAGCTGCAACCCCGACGACGCATCCGCATTCCTGAAAGCGGTGTGCCGGTA
Above is a window of Pseudodesulfovibrio tunisiensis DNA encoding:
- a CDS encoding SLC13 family permease — encoded protein: MEKRDGTRYIAIVIHYLREKRWFFITLAVMAAMLLVPAPEGVSPAGWKVLAMTVGATMLFVTEPIPLPGVALLIVLGQVFLLGLDSNSVARSLMKDSVLFIMGSLMLAVALVKQNLDKRLALIIVRITGSGTYAIAFGLSVFSGLLASFIGEHTVAAMMLPVALSLVQLATDDPGERRKLAVLFLFSISYACAMAGIGTPSGGARNAIMIDYWRDFFYASDDPATFEYKVSYLRWMIFAYPVFLIQLPFMHLILRFTFRTRIRDLGPAVAQLREQVGQEGALQGRHYAAIVLFLATLVGWVGFSGSVGMGTIAVLGAVLFLVAGLVRWSDLNSGVNWGVVLLYAAAISLGVQMRETGAASWVAGLFMDLFTPLGMGSGTGLLFAVMLLTTLVTNTMSNGAAVAVLGPIVLSIAAGSETNPLAVGFATAISSAFAYFTVIGTPASTIVHSSGYLHSPDFLRAGWRLALLSFAILLLASRLYWPLVGL
- the murI gene encoding glutamate racemase; translation: MPNNLPIGMFDSGVGGLTVLKAVRQLMPCENILYLGDTARLPYGSKSARTVSQYAVQCAAELVRRDIKLLVVACNTASAVALDSLRAAYPDLPVIGVVEPGAEAACAASSNGHIAVIATESTIAGGAYQRAIHARLPGASITGHPCPLFVPLAEEGWTEGPIAEAIAARYLDPIFNPASGTGSDEPPDVLVLGCTHFPLLAPAIKHVAAPGTAIVDSAATTARAVRQVLADRNLVRSNGCGSSVYLTTDDVPRFARTGTRFLGTPIAEADVELVDL